In Dermatophilus congolensis, a genomic segment contains:
- a CDS encoding 4-hydroxy-3-methylbut-2-enyl diphosphate reductase: protein MSETTQTYAQHGTDTTPAGGKRVLLAAPRGYCAGVDRAVETVEKALEAYGAPVYVRKEIVHNKHVVSVLERRGAIFVDETDEVPQGATVVFSAHGVAPSVHDEAAARSLRTIDATCPLVTKVHREAVRFANADYDILLIGHEGHEEVIGTSGEAPEHITLVDGPADVANVQVRDPEKVVWLSQTTLSVDETTATVAALKERFPHLIDPPSDDICYATQNRQGAVKQMAADCDVFIVVGSRNSSNSRRLVEVAVEHGARSGHLVDYAAEVDDAWLEGATTVGVSSGASVPEVLVRDLLEHLAERGFAEVNPVVSAEESLLFALPPELRRDLKARGIQFDAKVRGDGGQHLR, encoded by the coding sequence GCACAGACACCACCCCTGCTGGCGGTAAACGTGTATTGCTGGCTGCTCCGCGCGGCTACTGCGCCGGTGTGGACCGGGCCGTCGAAACCGTGGAAAAAGCGCTAGAGGCCTACGGCGCACCGGTTTACGTGCGTAAAGAAATCGTGCACAACAAGCATGTTGTTTCTGTGTTGGAACGTCGCGGCGCGATCTTCGTCGACGAGACTGACGAGGTACCCCAAGGCGCCACGGTGGTGTTCTCCGCTCACGGTGTAGCACCAAGCGTTCATGACGAGGCTGCCGCGCGCAGCCTGCGCACCATTGACGCCACCTGCCCACTGGTGACCAAAGTGCACCGCGAAGCCGTGCGTTTCGCCAACGCTGATTACGACATTCTTCTCATCGGTCACGAAGGCCACGAAGAAGTTATTGGCACTTCCGGGGAAGCCCCCGAACACATCACACTGGTGGACGGCCCCGCAGATGTAGCGAACGTGCAGGTACGCGACCCAGAAAAGGTGGTGTGGCTCTCCCAAACCACCCTGTCCGTGGACGAGACCACGGCGACCGTGGCAGCGTTGAAAGAACGCTTCCCGCACCTTATTGACCCGCCCAGCGATGACATCTGCTACGCCACACAAAACCGCCAAGGCGCCGTGAAACAGATGGCAGCCGACTGCGACGTGTTCATCGTGGTGGGCTCGCGTAACTCCTCGAATTCCCGTCGCCTCGTAGAGGTAGCCGTGGAGCACGGCGCTCGGTCGGGACACCTGGTTGATTACGCCGCCGAAGTTGACGACGCCTGGCTTGAAGGCGCCACCACAGTCGGTGTCAGCAGTGGCGCTTCAGTACCGGAAGTACTAGTGCGCGACCTGCTGGAACACCTTGCCGAGCGTGGCTTCGCAGAAGTGAATCCGGTGGTTTCCGCCGAAGAAAGTCTCCTTTTTGCGCTGCCACCAGAACTACGCCGTGACTTGAAGGCGCGCGGCATCCAATTCGACGCGAAGGTTCGTGGTGACGGAGGCCAACATCTACGTTGA